The following nucleotide sequence is from Solidesulfovibrio carbinolicus.
CCTGAAGCCCTCGGCCGCCAAGGGCACCTATCTCCAGGCCATGGCCCTGGCCACCACCATGGGTCCCGGCATCAAGGTGGACACCCAGTCGGTGCGCAAGCTGCTTGAGGGCTAACCGCTTCCGATCCGATAACGCATGATCCGTCCCGTGCCAGAGGTGCGTCCTCTGGCCGGGACGATTTTTCGATATACAACAGGGCATCGAAGGCGAGTCAAAGACAGCGGGTGGGGACGTTCCCCTTAATTTCCCGCCGAGACCCCGCTTTGGCTCACTTGAAGGCCCGCCAACCCGCATGTGGAGGTAGGTACCGTGCAACGTGCGCAAAAAAACGAGATTATCGAAAAACTGCGCGCAAGGGCGGACCGGGCCGGCATCGTGGTGGTCACCGACTTTCGTGGCATGACGGTGGAGGAGCTGACGGAACTGCGCAGCAAGCTCCGCGCCGCAGGGATCGACTATCAGGTCGTGAAAAACACCCTGGCCCGGCTGGCGGTGAAAAATGGCGTCCATGACGCCCTCAAGGACCATCTCATCGAGAACAACGGCATCGCCTTCGGGTACGAAGACCCCGTCGTCGCCGCCAAGGTCCTTGTGGATTACGCCAAGACCAGCAAGAAGTTCTCTGTCAAGCTCGCCTGTCTCTCCGGAAAGATCATCGACGCCGCCGGCGTCGCCGAGCTCTCCAAGCTGCCGAGCAAGCCCGAACTCCTTGCCATGACCCTTGGCACCATGAACGCCGTGCCCACGAACTTCGTCAGCCTGTTCGCGAACGTCATTCGCGGCGCGCTGTACGCCCTTACGGCCATCAAGGAAAAAAAGGAAGCGGCCTAAAGCCTGCTTCCGCCAAAGCGAACCTTTTAGGAGGAACATTCCATGTCCGAGATCACCAAAGAGCAAGTTGTCGATTTCATTGCCAATATGACCGTCCTTGAGCTCTCTCAGTTCATCAAGGAGCTCGAAGAAAAGTTCGGCGTTTCCGCCGCTGCCCCGGCCATGGGCATGATGATGGCCGCTCCGGCTGCTGGCGAGGCCGCTCCGGCCGAGGAAGAGAAGACCGAGTTCGACGTCATCCTGACCAACGCCGGCGGCAACAAGATCGCCGTCATCAAGGTCGTGCGCGCCCTGACCGGTCTGGGCCTCAAGGAAGCCAAGGCCAAGGTCGACGAGCTGCCTTCCTCCATCAAGGAAGCCGTCTCTAAGGCCGAAGCCGAGGACGCCAAGAAGCAGCTCGAAGAGTCCGGAGCCACCTGCGAAATCAAGTAGCTTGCCGTTTTCGGCCGCTTGTGACTACAAAGAGCGCCCCCTCCGCGAGGGGCGGGGCGCTCTTTTTCCCTTTTTGTGATTTTTCGCTTTCCGCTTCCCCCTCGGTGGGGTAGACCCGAGGTTCAGGGACAAACCAGGCGCGACGCGCGCTCCGCAAGGCCAATGACAGGCGTTCCGCACGCCACGCATCTTTCCAACGTCGTAGCCCTGCAACAGAGGACACAATGGCCCAGCTGACCAAAAATTTCGGCAAGATCGTCAAAACGCTGACCATTCCCCATCTGCTCAATCTGCAGATCGACTCCTACGAGCTCTTTCTGCAAAAAGATATTCCTCCCACCAGCCGGGAGGACGCGGGACTTGAAGGCGTCTTCCGTTCGGTCTTTCCCATCGAGGATTTTAATAAAACTGCCTCGTTGGAATACGTCAGCTACGAAATCGGCGAGCCGAAATACGACGTGCCCGAGTGCATCGCCAAAGGCCTGACCTTCGAGGCGCCCCTGCGCATCAAGGTCCGCCTGGTCGTGTATGACGTGGATGAAGAGACGGAAAACCGCACCATCCGCGACATCAAGGAACAGATCATCTATTTCGGCACCGTGCCGCTTATGACCGAGAAAGGCACGTTTATCATCAACGGCACCGAGCGCGTCATCGTCAACCAGCTCCAGCGCTCCCCGGGCATTATCTTCGAGCACGACTCCGGTAAAAGCCACACCAGCCGCAAGGTCCTCTATTCCTGCCGCATCATCCCCATGCGCGGCTCCTGGCTCGATTTCGACTACGACCACAAGGACATCCTGTACGTGCGCATCGACCGCCGTCGCAAGATGCCCGCCACCATCCTGTTCAAGGCCATGGGCATGTCGCGCGGCGACATCCTGCGCTATTTCTACGAAGTCGAGCACTTCACCTTCGAGCCGCACCATGTCTACCGCCAGGTGCAGCCCGATTTCTACCGCAAGGAAAAGGCCTATTCGGAGATCCGCGACAGCGAGGGCAAGGTCATCGTCGCCGTGGACAAGCCCATCACCAAGCGGGCCTGGCGGCTCATGCTGGAAGCCGGCATTGAGAAGGTCGAGGTCGATCCGGCCACGCTGCTTGGCCTGTTTTTGGCCGAGGACCAGTCCGATCCGGCCACCGGCGAAGTGATGGCCGAGGCCGGCGACGAACTGACCGCCGACCTCATCGAAAAGCTCAAGGACGCCGGCGTCGTCGATCTGCCTCTGCTGCACACCCGTGGCGTGGACACCTCGTCCTCCATCCGCGACACGTTGGCCCTGGACAAGACCATCGACACCATCACGGCCCAGGTGGAAATCTACCGCCGCCTGCGTCCGTCCTCGCCGCCGACCCCGGAAATCGCGGCCAACTTCTTCGAGAACCTGTTCCGCAATCCGGACTACTACGACCTCTCTCCGGTCGGCCGCTACAAGATCAACGCCCGGCTCAAAGTCGATCAGCCGCTGGATTTCCGCACCCTGGCCAACGACGACATCTTAAAAGCCGTCAAGCACCTGACCTTCCTCAAGGACTCCCACGGTCCGGCCGACGACATCGACCACCTGGGCAACCGCCGGGTGCGTCCCGTGGGCGAGCTGGTCGAGAACCAGTACCGCATCGGCCTTGTGCGCATGGAGCGGGCCATCAAGGAGCGCATGAGCCTGCAGGAAGTGGCCACGCTCATGCCCCACGACCTCATCAATCCCAAGCCCGTGGCCGCGGTCCTCAAGGAATTCTTCGGCACCTCCCAGCTGTCGCAGTTCATGGACCAGACCAACCCGCTTTCGGAAGTCACCCACAAGCGCCGCCTGTCGGCCCTTGGACCGGGCGGTCTGACCCGCGAGCGCGCCGGCTTCGAGGTCCGCGACGTCCACACCTCGCACTACGGCCGCATCTGCCCCATCGAAACGCCGGAAGGCCCAAACATCGGCCTCATCGTGTCCCTGACCACCCACTCCAAGGTCAATGACTTCGGCTTTATCGAGACGCCCTATAAGGTTGTCAAGGACGGCCAGCTCACCGGCGAGACCATCTACCTCGACGCCACCCGCGAAATCGACGAGGTCATCGCCGGCGCCAACGCGCCCTTGGACGAGAACAAGGCGTTTATCAATCCCATGGTCGGCGCGCGCATTCGCGGCGACCAGGTGGTGATCCCGCGCGAGCAGGTCACCCTGATGGACATTTCGCCCAGCCAAATCGTGTCCGTCTCGGCCGCGCTCATTCCGTTCCTTGAACATGACGACGCCAACCGCGCGCTCATGGGTTCGAACATGCAGCGCCAGGCCGTGCCGCTTTTGCGCTGCGAGCAGCCGCTCGTCGGCACCGGCATGGAAGGCGCGGTGGCCAAGGATTCCGGCTCCTGCATCCTGGCCGAGGGCGAGGGCTTCGTCCACTACGCCGACGCCGAGCGCATCATTGTGTGCTACGACGATCCGGCCGTGGGCACGGACACCGGTTCGGCCAAGACCTACGAACTGCTCAAGCACCACAAGTCCAACCAGAACACCTGCTTCGGCCAGGTGCCGCGCGTGCTGGTCGGGCAGCGGGTGGTCAAGGGCGACGTCCTGGCCGACGGCCCGGGCATCCGCGACGGCGAACTGGCCCTGGGCAAGAACCTGCTGGTCGCGTTCATGCCCTGGTGCGGCTACAACTACGAAGACTCCATCCTCATTTCCGAAAACGCGGTCAAAGACGACACCTTCACCTCGGTGCACATCGAGGAGTTCGAGGTCGTGGCCCGCGACACCAAGCTTGGACCCGAGGAAATCACCCGCGACATCCCCAACGTCGGCGAGGAGATGCTTAAAGACCTCGACGACTGCGGCATCATCCGCATTGGTGCCCGGGTGGCCCCGGACGACATCCTGGTCGGCAAGATCACGCCCAAGGGCGAGACCCAGCTGACCCCCGAAGAAAAGCTCCTGCGAGCCATCTTCGGCGACAAGGCCCGGGACGTCAAAAACACTTCGCTCAAGGTCCCGCCCGGAATCGAGGGCACGGTCATCGACGTGCGCGTGTTCAACCGCCGCTCCGGCGAGAAGGACGACCGCACCCGCCAGATCGAGGACTTCGAGCTGGCCCGCCTGGACACCAAGGAAGGCCAGCACGCCGCCGCCATCGCCGCCAACGTGCGTCGCCGGCTGTGGCCGGTGGTCTCCGGCAAGACCGTGTTCCAGACCATCAAGGGCGTGAAAAAAGGCGAAGTGCTTCTCGAAGCCAACCACCCCATGACCCAGGAGGTCCTGGAGGCGCTGCCGGTCAAGAAACTGTCCGGCCTGTTCACCTCCAAGGAGACCAACGAGGCCGTGGCCGAGGTCCTCGACGAGTACGACCGCCACATCCAGTTCATCAAGGGCCTCTACGACCAGAAGCGCGAGAAGACCACCGAGGGCGACGATCTGCCGCCTGGCGTCATCAAGATGGTCAAGGTCTACGTGGCCGTGAAGCGCAAGCTCAACGTCGGCGATAAAATGGCCGGCCGCCACGGCAACAAGGGCGTTGTGTCCTGCATCCTGCCCATCGAGGACATGCCCTTTTTCTCCCACGGCCGTCCCGTGGACATCGTGCTCAACCCCCTGGGCGTGCCTTCGCGCATGAACATCGGCCAGATCCTGGAAACCCACCTGGGCTGGGCCGGCATGGAGCTGGGCCGCCAGCTGGCCGAACTGGTCGATTCCGGCAAGGCCATGGAAGGCGTGCGCGACCGGGCCAAGGAAGTCTTCGACACCGAGGAGACCACGGCCCTTATCGACGGCATGTCCGACGACGACCTGCGTGACGCCCTGCGGGCGCTTAAAAACGGCATCGTGGCCAAGACCCCGGTCTTTGACGGCGCCACCGAAGACGAGCTGTGGAGCTGGCTCAAGCTGGCCGGCCTGCCCGAGGACGGCAAGGTCACCCTCTACGACGGCCGCACCGGCGAGGCTTTCCACCGGCCGGTCACCGTGGGCTGCATGTATATCTTGAAGCTCCACCACCTGGTCGACGAGAAGATCCACGCCCGTTCCACCGGCCCGTACTCCCTGGTCACCCAGCAGCCGCTGGGCGGCAAGGCCCAGTTCGGCGGCCAGCGTCTGGGTGAAATGGAAGTCTGGGCTCTGGAAGCCTACGGCGCGTCGTACCTCCTGCAGGAGTTCTTGACCGTCAAGTCCGACGACGTCGGCGGCCGCGTCAAGATGTACGAGAAGATCGTCAAGGGCGACAATTTCCTGGAAGCCGGGTTGCCCGAGTCCTTCAACGTCTTGGTCAAGGAACTTATGTCCCTGGGCCTGGACGTGGACCTGATCCAGGACGAAAAAAAGATCGCTAAGGTTCCGCCGCGGCGCTAGCGGCGCACTCGGGACCCCTTCGCCGCCCGCCTTTGGGATGATTTCCCGAAGGCGGGCGGGCGCGGGGCCGCCCCCGGGTCCGCTCGCCCCCAAACGCCCCGGACCTTCGACATAAGCTTCACGTCCCAACCAGCCCGCCGGTTTTCGGCGGCGCAGCCGCGGGGAAGTCCTCCCGCCATACGAGGTGACCGTATGTCCCTGGACGAATTGTTCAGCATGCGCGGCATCGGCCAGACCGCCGTGTCCAGCCGTACGCTCAAATCCATCCGCATATCCATCGCCTCTCCCGAAAAGATCCGGGAATGGTCGTTTGGTGAAGTCAAAAAGCCCGAGACCATCAACTACCGGACGTTCAAGCCCGAGCGCGACGGCCTTTTTTGCGCCAAGATCTTCGGACCGGTCAAAGACTACGAGTGCAACTGCGGGAAGTACAAGCGCATGAAGCACCGCGGCATCGTGTGCGAAAAATGCGGCGTCGAAGTCATCGCCTCCAAGGTCCGCCGCGAGCGCATGGGCCACATCGAACTGGCCGCCCCGGTGGCCCATATCTGGTTTTTGAAGACCCTGCCGTCCAAGATCGGCACCCTGCTCGACATGACCATGGTGGACCTGGAAAAGGTCCTCTATTTCGATTCCTATCTGGTGCTCGACCCCAAGGACACCAACCTCACCAAGTTCCAGGTCATTTCCGAGGAGCAGTACATCCAGGTCATCGACCACTACGGCGGCGAGGACGCTCTGGTCGTGGGCATGGGCGCGGAAGCCGTGCGCGGCCTGCTTGAGGAGATCGATCTGCTGACCCTTCGCGCCGAGCTGCGCGAAGAGTCCATGACCACCAAGTCGCAGACCAAAAAGAAAAAGATCATCAAGCGCCTCAAGGTCGTCGAGGCCTTCATCGAATCGGCCAACAAGCCCGAGTGGATGATCATGGAAGTCATTCCGGTCATCCCGCCTGAGCTGCGCCCCCTGGTCCCCCTGGACGGCGGCCGTTTCGCTACCTCCGATTTGAACGACCTCTACCGACGCGTGATTAACCGCAACAACCGCCTCAAGCGGCTCATTGAGCTTGGCGCGCCGGACATCATCATCCGCAACGAAAAGCGCATGCTCCAGGAAGCCGTGGATGCGCTCTTTGACAACGGCCGTCGCGGTCGGGCCATCACCGGCACCAACGGCCGGCCGCTCAAGTCGCTGTCCGACATGATCAAGGGCAAGCAGGGCCGCTTCCGCCAGAACTTGCTCGGCAAGCGCGTCGACTATTCCGGCCGTTCGGTCATCGTCGTCGGGCCCCGGCTCAAGCTCCACCAGTGCGGCCTGCCCAAAAAGATGGCCCTGGAGCTGTTTAAGCCCTTCATCTATTCCAAGCTGGAAGAAAAGGGGCTGGCCACCACCATCAAGACGGCCAAGAAGATGGTCGAGCGCGAAGAGCTGGTGGTCTGGGACATCCTCGAAGACGTGGTGCGCGAGTACCCAATTCTTCTTAACCGCGCCCCGACGCTGCACCGCCTGGGCATCCAGGCCTTTGAACCGACGCTGGTCGAAGGCAAGGCCATCCAGCTGCATCCGCTGGTCTGCTCGGCCTACAACGCCGACTTCGACGGCGACCAGATGGCCGTCCACGTGCCCCTGTCCGTGGAAGCCCAGATCGAATGCCGCGTGCTCATGATGTCCACCAACAACATCCTTTCGCCGGCCAACGGCACGCCCATCATCGTGCCGTCCCAGGATATCGTCCTTGGCTTGTACTATCTGACCATCGAACGCAGCTTCGCCCAGGGCGAGGGCAAGGTCTTTGCCGACACCGGCGAGGTCATCTGCGCCGTGGACGCCGGGGTGGTCAGCCTGCACGCCCGCATCACCTGCCGCATAAACGGCGAGCGGGTCAAAACCACGCCGGGCCGCATCATCGTTGGCGAACTCATGCCCGAGGGCGTGCCCTTCGAGCTGGTCAACACCGTGCTCAACAAGCGCAGCATCGGCAAGCTCGTGGGCGACACCTACCGCATGGCCGGCACCAAGGCCACGGTCATCCTGTGCGACCGCTTAAAGGACCTCGGTTACGAGTACGCGACGCGCGCCGGCGTCTCCATTGGCGTCAAGGACCTGGCCATTCCGTCCACCAAGGCCCGTTTGCTGGAAGCCTCCCAGAAAGAGGTGGACGACATCGAAATCCAGTACGGCGAAGGCATCATCACTCGTACCGAGAAATACAACAAGGTCGTCGACGTCTGGACCAAGGCCACCAACGACGTGGCCACGGAAATGATGAAGGAGATCTCCTGGGATACGCTCACCGATGAAGCCTCCGGGCGGGTGGAGAAGAACACCTCCAGCAACCCGATCTTCATGATGATCCACTCCGGTTCGCGAGGCAACCAGGACCAGATGCGCCAGCTGGCCGGCATGCGCGGCCTGATGGCCAAGCCGTCCGGCGAAATCATCGAGACGCCCATCACCTCGAACTTCCGCGAGGGCCTGTCGGTCGCCCAGTACTTCAACTCCACCCACGGCGCTCGAAAGGGTCTGGCCGATACGGCCCTTAAGACCGCCAACTCCGGTTACCTGACCCGTCGTCTCGTCGACGTCGTCCAGGACGTCATTATCACCGAGATCGACTGCGGCACTGTCGATGGCCTGGAGATCACCCACTACGTCAAGGCCGGCGACATCAAGCAGCGCGTTCACGAGCGCGCCCTGGGCCGGACCTGTATGTTCGACGTCTACGATCCGGTCACCGACGAGGTCATCATCCCGACCAACGCGCTCATTGACGAGCACTACGCCCAGGTCATCGAAGACAAGGGCTTCAGCTCGCTGATGATCCGCTCGACCCTGACCTGCCAGTCCAAGCACGGCGTGTGCGCCATGTGCTACGGCCGCGACCTGGCCCGGGGACACCTGGTCAACGTCGGCGAGACCGTGGGCATCATCGCCGCCCAGTCCATCGGCGAGCCGGGCACCCAGCTCACCATGCGCACCTTCCACATCGGCGGCACGGCGGCGCGCGAAATCGCCCAGTCGTCGGTGACGGCCCAGCACAGCGGCCGGATCGTGCTGTCTCGCGTCAAGTCCATCGTCAACCAGCAGGGCCACACCATCATGATGGGCAAGTCCGGCCAGGTGTCGGTGGTCGATGACCAGGGCCGCGAACGCGAGCGCTACAGCCTGCCCTCGGGCGCGAAACTGTACGCCGTGGCCGGCCAGGAAGTGAAAAAAGACCAGTTGCTGGCCGAATGGGATCCGTTCAACGAACCGTTTGTCACCGACGTCGCCGGTGTGATCAAGTTCACCGACATCGTGGAAGGCAAGACCTACCAGGAGAAGGTGGACGACGCCACCAAGCGCGCCACGCAAACCATCATCGAATACCGCACCACCTCGTACCGTCCGTCGGTCTCCATCGTGGACGAGCGGGGCAATCCCAAATACCGGCCCGGCACCAACACCCCGGCCATCTTCTCCATGCCGGTTGGCGCGATTCTCATGTTGCGCGACGGCCAGGAGGTCTTCGAAGGCGACATCATCGCCCGTAAGCCCCGCGAGTCCTCCAAGACCAAGGACATCGTCGGCGGTCTTCCCCGCGTCGCCGAGCTGTTTGAAGTCCGCAAGCCCAAGGAAATGGCGGTCGTCTCGGAAATCGACGGTCTGGTCTCCTTTGGCCCGGAAACCAAGGGCAAGCGCAAGATCATCGTCACCCCCGAGGCCGGCGATCCCAAGGAATACCTCATTCCGCGCGGCAAGCACGTCACGGTCCAGGAAGGCGACTTCGTGGAAGCCGGCGAACTGCTGACCGAAGGCTACCCGGAACTGCACGACATCCTGAAGATCAAGGGCGAGAAGTTCCTGGCCAAGTACCTCGTGGACGAAATCCAGGACGTGTACCGGTTCCAGGGCGTGGGCATCAACGACAAGCACATTGAAATCATTGTGCGCCAGATGCTCAAAAAGGTCTCCATCCTCGATTCCGGCGAGACCAACTTCCTCATTGGCGAGCAGGTGGACAAGATCCGCTTCATGGAAGAAAACGCCCGGGTCATGGAAGAGGGCCTCAAGCCCGCCATGGCCGAACCGCTGGTGCTGGGTATCACCCAGGCCTCGCTGTCCACGGATTCGTTCATCTCGGCGGCCTCCTTCCAGGAGACCACCAAGGTGCTCACCGAAGCCTCGCTCATGGGCAAGGACGACTCCCTGAGGGGACTTAAGGAAAACGTCATCGTGGGCCGGCTCATCCCGGCCGGCACCGGCTACCGTCGCTACATGGACAGCGAAATCGCCGTGCCGCGCCAGCCCGAGCGCCCCGACCGGTTCCTGGAAGAGCTGGAAGAAAGCCCCATCGTCGGCAGCATCGATCTCGACTAGCCGTCCAGGGCGTCAAACGACACGTCGGGGGACTCCGCAAGGGGTCCCCTTTTTTGTCGTGCCGGGCCAAGGGCTGCGACAAGGGGGCCGTTCCCCTGCGCAGGGACTTTGGCGGCATGGGCGCAAGACGAATCGTCCGGGATAGCGCGGCGAACCGCTGGGAGCACAAGACCTTTCCTGTTGCGAAACGGGGGCGTTTGGCGCAAATATGGACTGGAAAAGGGACTGTCCGGCAACGCCGCGCAGTGCTTTTTCGACAGGCGGCAGACGGGAAAGCCGTATGACAAACGGTTGCAGCAATCCAGCGCAGGTCAGCTGTCTGCGTTGGTTGGATGCTCTGTCGGAGTTCGTTCACTTTTTTGCCATGCTTTGCCCGGTTCGTCGCAGGGGCAAGAATCGGGTTGCCGACCATGCTGCGCACTTGGATGGGGATATTCCTGACGTTGCTGACCGTCGTTGCGCTTGGCGTATTGCAGTTCAACGGCATCGTCATCCCCAATCCTGTGCTTTTTTTTGCCCTGTCCATCGTTGTCTCGGCATTTCTCGGCGGCTGTCCGGCCGGCTTTTGCAGCGTTGCCATCTCCCTGGCCTATGTGCTTGTGGACTGGTCCCAGCCCGGGGCGCTTTTGCAGTACAGTCCGGCCAACGTCCAGCGGTTGCTGGTGTTTCTGGCCACCATGCCGCTCCTGGCGCTCCTGGTGTGCCAGCTCCACCGGACCAATCGGGCGCGCCTGACTGCCCTTATGGCCAGGACAGAAGAACTGGAAGCCAGCCGCAGACGCCTCCAGCGAGCCGAGCTGGTGGCCAGGACCGGCAACTGGGAAGTGGATGTGGCCACCGGGGCGCTCTCCACGTCCGAAGGGGCCCGGCGCATCTATGGCCTTGGCGACGGGGAGATGACCCTGGACGAGGCCAAGGACCGCCCCTTGCCCCAACATCGCCAGATGCTGGACGCCAGTTGGACCGCCATGATCGAACGCGGCGAGCCTTACGCCGTCGATTTCCAGATATTGCGGCCAACCGACGGGGCGCTGATCGACATCCACTCGCGCGCTGCCTACAACGCCGCGTCCGGCACGGTGTTCGGCATCATCCAGGACGTCACCGCCGCCAAGCAGGTGGAAGCGGCGCTTATCGCCGCCCGTCGCCGAGCCGACGAAGCCAACGCGGCCAAGAGCCGGTTTTTGGCCACCATGAGCCATGAGGTGCGCACGCCCCTCAACGGTGTGCTTGGCATGTTGCAGGTGCTGGAAGAGGCCGAACTCTCTCCCCAGGACCGCGCCTGCCTGCAAGCCGCCCTGGCTTCGGCCCGCCATCTCGGCGCGCTGGTCTCGGACATCCTGGATATTTCCCGCATCGAGTCCGGCCGCCTGGAAACGGTCTTCGAACCGTTTTCGCTGCCGGCCGTGGTCGAGGAGACCTGCGCCCCCCTGGCCGCCCTGGCCCGGGGCAAGGGGCTGAATTGGAGCCTCTGGCTCGACGAGACGTTGCCGGAGCAGGTGATTGGCGATTCCCAGAAGCTGCGCCGGGTGCTCAACAACGTCATCGGCAACGCCGTCAAGTTTACGGCCCGTGGAGGGGTGCGCCTGTCGTGTCGGCTGGTTCGCGTCCGGGCGGGGCGGGCCATGGTGCGTTGTCTGGTCGCTGACGACGGACCAGGCGTGTCCGAAGGGTTTTTGCCGCGCCTGTGCACGGTCTTTTCCCAAGAGAAAAGCCGGAACGTGCCGGAACTGCCCGGCGTCGGCCTGGGATTGTCCATTGTCCGGGAATTGATGCGCCTTGTGGGCGGCGAGGTGATCATCGACAGCCGGGCGGGGGAGGGGACCGACGTCTATTTGACCTTCGAATACCTGCTGGCCGCCGCCTGTCCGCTGCCGTACCGGAATGCCGCAGCGGCTGCCCCGACCGGACTGCGGGTGCTGGTGGCCGAGGACGACGCCATAAGCCGTCTGGCCTGTCGCCAGTTGCTGCGGCGTCTGGGCCATGTCGTCACGGACGTGGCCAACGGCGCGTTGGCCCTGGCCGCCCTGGCCGAGGCGGATTTCGATTTGGTGGTCATGGATCTGCAAATGCCGGAGATGGACGGCCTGACGGCCATCCGGGCCATTCGCGGGGAGGCCCGCTATAAGGCCAAGGCCGGCGTTCCCATCGTGGCCATGACAGCCTGCGCCTTCACCGAGGACCGGGACAGCTGTCTGGCCGCCGGAGCCGACGTCTACCTGTCCAAGCCGGTGGAAAAGGCCGCCCTTGCCCATGCCATCGAAGCGGCCCTGGCCGCGGGGCGGGGCAGGGCATAGGCCCTGTTGTCACGAGCCTGGCCGGCTTGTCAGGGACGCCGTTTCGCGGCATGGCAGAGGCGAGGGAGGACGTGCCCATGGCTGGAGGTTGGACAGCGGACGGCGCGGTGCAGGACCAGATCGCCCATTCCGTGGAGGACGAGGCGGCCCGGGCGCGTGGCCGGCTGCCGCGCGGCGAGGGCCTGCTTGTCTGCGAGGTTTGCGGCGAGGACATCCCCGAGGCCCGGAGAAAGGCCCTGCCCGGGGTGCGGCTGTGCGTGGCCTGCCAGGAGGAACGCGACGCCGACGAGGGCGCGGCCAGCCTCTACAACCGGCGCGGCAACAAGGACAGCCAGCTGCGCTGACGCCCCGAGCCCTCTTGGACTTCTCGGCCGACAGAGAGCCATCCCACGCCGAAACCCCCTTAAACCTTTCTCCATCTGGGGGGTCTGGGGGCCTCAGGCCCCCAGCCGCCGGAGGCATCCCTTCCGTTTTCTCCCTAACTCGACGTATCAAGCAGCGAGCCGGTGTCGCGAAGCAGCAGATTGAGCAGGATGTCTTCAACGGAGTTGGTGGGCTGTTGGCGTCGCGCTTCCACGGCCTGTTCCAGCAGTTCCGACTGGCCCTTGAGGTTTTCGGCCTGATATTCCAGCCCGCTTTGGCGGTTGGTGTAGATGTCGTTGATGATGGTGGTGCTGCCGAGCTTGTCCGTCACCCGGGCGAGTTCCGTGGCCCTGTCGGTGGAGTTGTTCAGGTTGGCGCTGGTGAGCTCGGTGAAATTGAGCGCGTTGAAATCCTGGAAATTGAGGTTGAAGCCGCCGTTTTTGTAGGCCTGGATATAGACGTTGCCGTTGGCGTCGATCTGGTCCGTGTCCCACTTCGTGCCGTCAAGCAGCGAGATGCCGTTGTATTCCGTCTGCGGGATGAGGCTTAAGATTTCGCTGCGCAGGGAATCGTAGGTGCTCGTCTGGGCG
It contains:
- the rplJ gene encoding 50S ribosomal protein L10, which produces MQRAQKNEIIEKLRARADRAGIVVVTDFRGMTVEELTELRSKLRAAGIDYQVVKNTLARLAVKNGVHDALKDHLIENNGIAFGYEDPVVAAKVLVDYAKTSKKFSVKLACLSGKIIDAAGVAELSKLPSKPELLAMTLGTMNAVPTNFVSLFANVIRGALYALTAIKEKKEAA
- the rplL gene encoding 50S ribosomal protein L7/L12: MSEITKEQVVDFIANMTVLELSQFIKELEEKFGVSAAAPAMGMMMAAPAAGEAAPAEEEKTEFDVILTNAGGNKIAVIKVVRALTGLGLKEAKAKVDELPSSIKEAVSKAEAEDAKKQLEESGATCEIK
- the rpoB gene encoding DNA-directed RNA polymerase subunit beta, which produces MAQLTKNFGKIVKTLTIPHLLNLQIDSYELFLQKDIPPTSREDAGLEGVFRSVFPIEDFNKTASLEYVSYEIGEPKYDVPECIAKGLTFEAPLRIKVRLVVYDVDEETENRTIRDIKEQIIYFGTVPLMTEKGTFIINGTERVIVNQLQRSPGIIFEHDSGKSHTSRKVLYSCRIIPMRGSWLDFDYDHKDILYVRIDRRRKMPATILFKAMGMSRGDILRYFYEVEHFTFEPHHVYRQVQPDFYRKEKAYSEIRDSEGKVIVAVDKPITKRAWRLMLEAGIEKVEVDPATLLGLFLAEDQSDPATGEVMAEAGDELTADLIEKLKDAGVVDLPLLHTRGVDTSSSIRDTLALDKTIDTITAQVEIYRRLRPSSPPTPEIAANFFENLFRNPDYYDLSPVGRYKINARLKVDQPLDFRTLANDDILKAVKHLTFLKDSHGPADDIDHLGNRRVRPVGELVENQYRIGLVRMERAIKERMSLQEVATLMPHDLINPKPVAAVLKEFFGTSQLSQFMDQTNPLSEVTHKRRLSALGPGGLTRERAGFEVRDVHTSHYGRICPIETPEGPNIGLIVSLTTHSKVNDFGFIETPYKVVKDGQLTGETIYLDATREIDEVIAGANAPLDENKAFINPMVGARIRGDQVVIPREQVTLMDISPSQIVSVSAALIPFLEHDDANRALMGSNMQRQAVPLLRCEQPLVGTGMEGAVAKDSGSCILAEGEGFVHYADAERIIVCYDDPAVGTDTGSAKTYELLKHHKSNQNTCFGQVPRVLVGQRVVKGDVLADGPGIRDGELALGKNLLVAFMPWCGYNYEDSILISENAVKDDTFTSVHIEEFEVVARDTKLGPEEITRDIPNVGEEMLKDLDDCGIIRIGARVAPDDILVGKITPKGETQLTPEEKLLRAIFGDKARDVKNTSLKVPPGIEGTVIDVRVFNRRSGEKDDRTRQIEDFELARLDTKEGQHAAAIAANVRRRLWPVVSGKTVFQTIKGVKKGEVLLEANHPMTQEVLEALPVKKLSGLFTSKETNEAVAEVLDEYDRHIQFIKGLYDQKREKTTEGDDLPPGVIKMVKVYVAVKRKLNVGDKMAGRHGNKGVVSCILPIEDMPFFSHGRPVDIVLNPLGVPSRMNIGQILETHLGWAGMELGRQLAELVDSGKAMEGVRDRAKEVFDTEETTALIDGMSDDDLRDALRALKNGIVAKTPVFDGATEDELWSWLKLAGLPEDGKVTLYDGRTGEAFHRPVTVGCMYILKLHHLVDEKIHARSTGPYSLVTQQPLGGKAQFGGQRLGEMEVWALEAYGASYLLQEFLTVKSDDVGGRVKMYEKIVKGDNFLEAGLPESFNVLVKELMSLGLDVDLIQDEKKIAKVPPRR